A single region of the Halorussus gelatinilyticus genome encodes:
- a CDS encoding proteasome assembly chaperone family protein: MSREPRSVGASFEIDAHDLQETVVAGFSQSGLAGLTAVDYLVDHLEFEQVGHITADQLPAITPFENGQPRHHTRVFSHEGAGLSVLVGELFVPAWAAQTFSEAVLEWTEAEGIEEVAVLHGVTIPHAPEEHEVFYVATEDYRERRLADTEIQAMGRGFLDGMNAELVARGMESDLRTATLLTPVHAQAPDVEAAIRLLDATQRIYDLDVDTGPLEEFAAEIQGYYEGLAERLTESAETEGPEGRMYM; the protein is encoded by the coding sequence ATGAGTAGAGAACCGCGGTCGGTAGGCGCTTCGTTCGAAATCGACGCTCACGACCTTCAGGAGACGGTCGTCGCCGGGTTCTCGCAGTCCGGGCTGGCGGGCCTGACGGCGGTGGACTATCTCGTGGACCACTTGGAATTCGAGCAAGTCGGCCACATCACGGCCGACCAACTCCCGGCCATCACGCCCTTCGAGAACGGCCAGCCGCGCCACCACACCCGCGTCTTCTCTCACGAAGGCGCGGGCCTATCGGTCCTCGTCGGCGAGTTGTTCGTTCCGGCGTGGGCCGCACAGACGTTCAGTGAGGCCGTATTGGAGTGGACCGAAGCCGAGGGCATCGAGGAGGTCGCGGTCCTCCACGGCGTCACGATTCCCCACGCGCCCGAGGAACACGAGGTGTTCTACGTCGCCACCGAGGACTACCGCGAGCGTCGCCTTGCCGACACCGAGATTCAGGCGATGGGACGCGGATTCCTCGACGGGATGAACGCCGAACTCGTGGCCCGTGGGATGGAGTCGGACCTCCGGACCGCGACGCTCCTCACGCCGGTCCACGCCCAAGCCCCGGACGTCGAGGCCGCGATTCGGCTCCTCGACGCGACCCAGCGCATCTACGACCTCGACGTGGACACCGGCCCGCTGGAGGAGTTCGCCGCGGAAATACAGGGGTACTACGAGGGGCTCGCCGAACGACTCACCGAGAGCGCCGAGACCGAAGGTCCGGAAGGCCGGATGTACATGTGA
- a CDS encoding mechanosensitive ion channel family protein yields MVTVAEAIERFLETYRSLPGENYLTAALILVVAWYGSRLLIRFLGRPVARRFQRPSLTKTVLSGIRAILMVFAASVAANQVGFRPGDILLSVTVFSAVLGLVLAPIIGSVINGLFLLADQPYEVGDMIKLVDRDQRGYVEDITLRYTKIFTLENTFLVIPNSNMRDRDVINYSAEDTRSRLSLELLVTYEGNVEQARAIMERAARETTEVVEGGPDIRIGSARYPSAPVSYVKEFADHGVLLDLRYWVKDPYYLPRVTSKINERIWSGIEDADVEIAYPHQHLVFDETSGTASVEISEGGRRGSEGERRARRDAETESPAPPDDENERSPPPEEFDSPD; encoded by the coding sequence ATGGTCACGGTCGCCGAGGCTATCGAGCGGTTCTTGGAGACCTACAGGAGTCTCCCCGGCGAGAACTACCTGACGGCCGCGCTGATACTCGTGGTCGCGTGGTACGGGAGCCGACTCCTGATACGGTTCCTCGGCCGACCCGTCGCTCGGCGGTTCCAACGCCCGAGTCTGACGAAGACGGTTCTCAGCGGGATTCGAGCCATCCTGATGGTCTTCGCGGCGTCGGTCGCGGCGAACCAAGTCGGGTTCAGACCGGGCGACATCCTGCTGTCGGTCACGGTGTTCTCCGCCGTGTTGGGTCTCGTCCTCGCGCCCATCATCGGGAGCGTCATCAACGGCCTGTTCCTGTTGGCCGACCAGCCCTACGAAGTCGGCGACATGATAAAGCTCGTGGACCGCGACCAGCGGGGCTACGTCGAGGACATCACGCTCCGGTACACCAAGATTTTCACGCTCGAAAACACCTTCCTCGTGATTCCGAACTCGAACATGCGCGACAGGGACGTCATCAACTACTCGGCGGAGGACACCCGGTCGCGCCTCTCGCTGGAACTGCTCGTGACCTACGAGGGCAACGTCGAGCAGGCCCGCGCCATCATGGAGCGGGCGGCCCGCGAGACCACCGAGGTCGTGGAGGGCGGGCCGGACATCCGCATCGGGAGCGCGCGCTACCCCTCCGCGCCGGTGAGTTACGTCAAGGAGTTCGCCGACCACGGCGTCCTGCTGGACCTGCGCTACTGGGTGAAAGACCCCTACTACCTGCCCCGCGTCACGTCGAAGATAAACGAGCGCATCTGGTCGGGAATCGAAGACGCGGACGTGGAGATCGCGTATCCCCACCAGCACCTCGTGTTCGACGAGACCAGCGGCACGGCGAGCGTGGAGATTTCGGAAGGCGGGCGTCGAGGTTCGGAAGGCGAGCGTCGGGCGCGGCGCGACGCCGAGACCGAATCTCCGGCCCCGCCGGACGACGAGAACGAACGCTCGCCCCCGCCCGAGGAGTTCGACTCGCCGGACTGA
- a CDS encoding universal stress protein produces the protein MTRVVVPVRYPLTEHSKRTLAEAVRVAEERDATLTVLHVNLYQRGREVSRSELKRAVESEFGRVARSRYVVREGFLVEETILEEVAAEEADVVVIGHKQVGRWRRMLRKLTSDPDVAGYLREKLDAEILTVGGE, from the coding sequence GTGACTCGCGTCGTCGTCCCCGTCAGGTATCCGCTCACAGAACACTCCAAGCGGACGCTCGCGGAGGCCGTCCGCGTCGCCGAGGAGCGCGACGCGACGCTCACCGTCCTGCACGTCAACCTCTATCAACGCGGGCGAGAGGTGTCGCGCTCCGAGTTGAAGCGCGCGGTCGAATCGGAGTTCGGCCGAGTGGCTCGCTCGCGGTACGTCGTCCGCGAGGGGTTCCTCGTCGAGGAGACCATCCTCGAAGAGGTCGCGGCGGAGGAGGCCGACGTGGTGGTCATCGGTCACAAGCAGGTCGGCCGCTGGCGACGCATGCTCCGGAAACTGACCTCCGACCCCGACGTCGCGGGATACCTCCGGGAGAAACTCGACGCCGAAATCCTCACGGTCGGCGGGGAGTAG
- a CDS encoding bifunctional metallophosphatase/5'-nucleotidase codes for MAPRLVHYSDVENVYDTPERAGRLAGLLEDLDGEDALLAGSGDDTSPGVLALVEDGAQALDFFDAVEPDVETFGNHEFDHGLAALRDLVADSPQTWVSANVWADRDADERFAADAGVVPATVLEADGATVGVVGVTTERTGSINPEATAVEFADPIEAARDALADLDADYRVVLSHLGRRDEELARAVDADAILGGHVPTERRDRIDGTLLTRPGDGGSVVLEIDLATGEVTRHSVADAPLHEGVADAMRTRLAETGLNEVVGTVEEPIDRAETTLFGGESRLGNLVADAYRQETGADVGLQNSGGVRTGDPLEGEITAADLVSVTPFEERVVVAEVPGDALREAFEWAASPDLGFAESGWWHAQISGATVAWDPDAHRVESVEVGGEPVADDRSYTVALSDYVLHTDDEFPSLRESQRVERWGIQYEVLVEYARETGVAPEIEGRIAEVSDAERPEVTER; via the coding sequence ATGGCTCCCCGTCTCGTCCACTACTCCGACGTGGAGAACGTCTACGACACCCCCGAGCGCGCCGGGCGACTCGCCGGCCTCCTCGAAGACCTCGACGGCGAGGACGCCCTTCTCGCGGGATCCGGAGACGACACCTCGCCGGGCGTCCTCGCGCTGGTCGAAGACGGCGCGCAGGCGCTCGACTTCTTCGACGCGGTCGAACCCGACGTGGAGACGTTCGGCAACCACGAGTTCGACCACGGCCTCGCCGCGCTCCGCGACCTCGTCGCCGACTCGCCCCAGACGTGGGTCAGCGCGAACGTCTGGGCCGACCGGGACGCCGACGAGCGGTTCGCCGCGGACGCGGGCGTCGTCCCCGCGACGGTCCTCGAAGCCGACGGCGCGACGGTCGGCGTCGTCGGCGTCACCACCGAGCGAACCGGGTCGATAAACCCCGAGGCGACTGCCGTCGAGTTCGCCGACCCCATCGAGGCGGCCCGCGACGCGCTGGCCGACCTCGACGCCGACTACCGGGTCGTCCTCTCGCACCTCGGCCGGCGCGACGAGGAGTTGGCCCGCGCGGTCGATGCCGACGCCATCCTCGGCGGCCACGTCCCGACCGAGCGACGCGACCGCATCGACGGTACCCTGCTCACCCGGCCCGGCGATGGCGGGTCGGTCGTCCTCGAAATCGACCTCGCTACCGGCGAAGTGACGCGCCACAGCGTCGCGGACGCGCCGCTCCACGAGGGCGTCGCCGACGCGATGCGCACGAGACTCGCCGAGACCGGCCTGAACGAGGTGGTCGGCACCGTCGAGGAACCCATCGACCGCGCGGAGACGACGCTGTTCGGCGGCGAGTCCCGACTCGGAAACCTCGTCGCCGACGCCTACCGCCAGGAGACCGGTGCCGACGTGGGTCTCCAGAACAGCGGCGGCGTCCGGACCGGCGACCCCCTGGAAGGGGAGATTACCGCGGCGGACCTCGTGAGCGTCACCCCCTTCGAGGAGCGCGTGGTCGTCGCCGAGGTGCCCGGAGACGCCCTCCGAGAGGCTTTCGAGTGGGCCGCCAGTCCAGACCTCGGTTTCGCGGAATCGGGCTGGTGGCACGCGCAGATCAGCGGCGCGACGGTCGCGTGGGACCCCGACGCTCACCGCGTCGAGTCCGTCGAAGTCGGCGGCGAACCGGTCGCCGACGACCGGAGTTACACGGTCGCGCTCTCGGATTACGTCCTCCACACCGACGACGAGTTCCCCTCGCTCCGGGAGTCTCAGCGCGTCGAGCGTTGGGGAATCCAATACGAGGTGCTGGTCGAGTACGCCCGCGAGACCGGCGTCGCGCCCGAAATCGAGGGTCGAATCGCGGAAGTTAGCGACGCGGAACGACCGGAAGTAACCGAGAGGTAG
- a CDS encoding DUF5816 domain-containing protein produces the protein MDATTTTDGRTVYVARDEGDRGSKGPFFVVYGDEARENRYGYLCGNCERIDNAMDPMGRIECNVCGNVRKPTEWDAAHE, from the coding sequence ATGGACGCGACCACGACGACAGACGGCCGGACGGTGTACGTGGCCCGCGACGAGGGCGACCGCGGGTCGAAGGGTCCGTTCTTCGTCGTCTACGGCGACGAGGCCCGCGAGAACCGGTACGGCTACCTCTGTGGCAACTGCGAGCGAATCGACAACGCGATGGACCCGATGGGTCGCATCGAGTGCAACGTCTGCGGGAACGTCCGGAAGCCGACCGAGTGGGACGCGGCCCACGAGTGA
- a CDS encoding DUF7116 family protein — MATVSTPPIEQARTIFSDLGYTVTGDGEEFRAERKWRVVRVTALTDSETTPDDGELRCFVTWSDRASELRRHLRRTDPEYEWAIIGVREGGDYEVLRAPPSATAA, encoded by the coding sequence ATGGCCACTGTTAGCACACCGCCCATCGAACAGGCGAGGACCATCTTCTCCGACTTGGGCTACACCGTCACCGGTGACGGCGAGGAGTTCCGAGCCGAACGGAAGTGGCGGGTCGTTCGCGTCACGGCCCTGACCGACTCAGAGACGACTCCGGACGACGGCGAGTTACGCTGTTTCGTAACGTGGAGCGACCGAGCGTCCGAACTTCGCCGACATCTCCGTCGGACCGACCCGGAGTACGAGTGGGCCATAATCGGCGTCCGAGAGGGCGGTGACTACGAGGTCCTTCGGGCACCGCCGAGTGCGACAGCAGCCTGA
- a CDS encoding pyridoxal-phosphate-dependent aminotransferase family protein has translation MVEKPDVGELTPPDRTLMGPGPSEVHPRVLRAMSTPLVGHLDPSFIDIMNEVQDLLRYTFRTDNQWTIPVSGTGSAAMEAAIGNVVEPGDTMLVPTNGYFGGRMAEMATRAGGEVVRVDAPWGEPLAAADVADAMDEHQPDVFGFVHAETSTGVLQPDVAELTSVAHDHDALVIADTVTSLGGVELKVDDWDIDVAYSGPQKCLSCPPGAAPLTLNDRAMDKVLSREEDARSWYLDLSLLEGYWGDERAYHHTAPITNVYALREALRLVAEEGIEDRWERHRENADALKAGVEAMGLEMNAPDDYWLPSLNAVRVPDGVTDTDVTGYLLDQYDLEIATGLGDLEGDIFRIGCMGYSSRAETVSYLMAALGDALDTQGADVDVEAGLAATAQRLGER, from the coding sequence ATGGTGGAGAAACCCGACGTTGGCGAGTTGACACCGCCGGACAGGACGCTGATGGGTCCCGGACCGAGCGAGGTTCACCCGCGGGTGCTGCGCGCGATGAGTACGCCGCTGGTCGGTCACCTCGACCCCTCGTTCATCGACATCATGAACGAGGTGCAGGACCTCCTGCGATACACCTTCCGGACGGACAACCAGTGGACGATTCCGGTCTCGGGCACCGGGTCGGCCGCGATGGAGGCCGCCATCGGCAACGTGGTGGAACCCGGCGATACGATGCTGGTGCCGACGAACGGCTACTTCGGCGGTCGGATGGCGGAGATGGCGACCCGCGCCGGCGGCGAGGTCGTCCGCGTGGACGCGCCGTGGGGCGAACCGCTCGCTGCCGCCGATGTCGCCGACGCGATGGACGAACACCAACCCGACGTGTTCGGCTTCGTCCACGCCGAGACCAGCACGGGCGTCCTCCAACCCGACGTGGCCGAACTGACGAGCGTCGCCCATGACCACGACGCGCTCGTCATCGCCGACACCGTCACCTCGCTCGGCGGGGTCGAGTTGAAGGTTGACGACTGGGACATCGACGTGGCCTACTCCGGCCCGCAGAAGTGCCTCTCGTGTCCGCCCGGCGCGGCCCCGCTCACGCTCAACGACCGCGCGATGGACAAGGTGCTGTCGCGCGAGGAGGACGCCCGGTCGTGGTACCTCGACCTCTCGCTGCTCGAAGGCTACTGGGGCGACGAACGGGCCTACCACCACACCGCGCCCATCACGAACGTCTACGCGCTCCGCGAGGCGCTCCGCCTCGTCGCCGAGGAGGGCATCGAGGACCGCTGGGAGCGCCACCGCGAGAACGCCGACGCGCTCAAGGCGGGCGTCGAGGCGATGGGGCTGGAGATGAACGCGCCCGACGACTACTGGCTCCCGAGCCTCAACGCGGTTCGCGTGCCCGACGGCGTGACGGACACCGACGTGACCGGCTACCTGCTGGACCAGTACGACCTCGAAATCGCCACCGGACTCGGCGACTTGGAGGGCGACATCTTCCGCATCGGTTGCATGGGCTACTCCTCGCGCGCCGAGACGGTCTCGTACCTGATGGCCGCGCTCGGCGACGCGCTCGACACGCAGGGCGCGGACGTGGACGTGGAGGCCGGACTCGCGGCGACCGCCCAGCGACTCGGCGAGCGATAG
- a CDS encoding metal-dependent hydrolase yields MMVGHAMIAFAVATALTMRRWPSERALAFGVVAGAFAAMPDVDMLYAVFGLAQVGLAGVWTMTEAFWRSSHLVHRAVTHSLVVGVVAAAAFAAAVAGRDAGDGSASDRRFAAGAFHRLLAVALVAGLVAVSVAESGLLGGAVMVAFLLAGLVVASLAVRWTDFGPRELLAAALLGLLTHPFGDLFTGAPPRFLYPLDLRLVTERVTLLADPTLNLLAVFGVELATIWLAGYVYLRATDRRVLEHVDTRAAFGAAYAIAAVAMPAPTLDVSYHFVFSILAVGAVGVAPTLLPSRSVLSAEWHEAVTWVLTGLSAVSIAALTYTLVYVSVPLF; encoded by the coding sequence ATGATGGTCGGGCACGCGATGATCGCGTTCGCCGTAGCGACCGCCCTTACGATGCGGCGGTGGCCCAGCGAGCGCGCCCTCGCCTTCGGGGTGGTTGCGGGCGCGTTCGCGGCGATGCCGGACGTGGACATGCTCTACGCCGTCTTCGGTCTCGCGCAGGTGGGACTGGCGGGCGTCTGGACCATGACCGAGGCGTTCTGGCGGAGTTCCCACCTCGTCCACCGCGCCGTGACCCACTCGCTCGTCGTCGGCGTCGTCGCCGCGGCGGCGTTCGCGGCGGCCGTCGCGGGGCGCGACGCCGGCGACGGGTCGGCTTCGGACCGTCGTTTCGCCGCGGGCGCGTTCCACCGCCTCCTCGCGGTCGCGCTCGTCGCGGGGCTGGTCGCCGTCTCGGTCGCCGAGAGCGGACTGCTCGGCGGAGCCGTGATGGTCGCGTTCCTGCTCGCGGGCCTCGTCGTCGCCTCGCTCGCGGTCCGGTGGACCGACTTCGGCCCGCGGGAACTGCTCGCCGCGGCGTTGCTGGGCCTGCTCACCCATCCGTTCGGCGACCTGTTCACCGGAGCCCCGCCGCGGTTCCTCTACCCGCTGGACCTGCGACTGGTGACCGAGCGCGTCACCCTGCTCGCGGACCCGACGCTCAACCTGCTGGCCGTCTTCGGCGTCGAGTTGGCGACCATCTGGCTCGCGGGGTACGTCTACCTGCGCGCGACCGACCGGCGCGTCCTCGAACACGTGGACACCCGCGCGGCGTTCGGGGCCGCCTACGCCATCGCGGCGGTGGCGATGCCAGCGCCGACGCTCGACGTGTCGTATCACTTCGTGTTCTCGATTCTGGCCGTCGGCGCGGTCGGGGTCGCGCCGACCCTCCTGCCTTCCCGGTCGGTGCTGTCCGCGGAGTGGCACGAGGCCGTGACGTGGGTGCTGACGGGGCTGTCGGCGGTCTCCATCGCGGCGCTGACCTACACGCTGGTCTACGTCTCGGTGCCGCTCTTCTGA
- a CDS encoding dodecin yields the protein MVFKKITLIGTSEESFDAAADDAIDRAEETLQNVKWIEVDELGVEVANAPDRQYQAEVTVAFELEE from the coding sequence ATGGTCTTCAAGAAGATCACGCTCATCGGCACGAGCGAGGAGAGTTTCGACGCCGCAGCGGACGACGCCATCGACCGCGCCGAGGAAACGCTCCAGAACGTGAAGTGGATCGAGGTAGACGAGTTGGGCGTCGAGGTCGCCAACGCGCCGGACCGCCAGTATCAGGCCGAGGTCACGGTCGCCTTCGAGTTGGAGGAGTAG
- a CDS encoding HesB/IscA family protein gives MSTDTAPDADATPKIEVTPDAADEALGLLESEELDTGVAGLRLFVQQGGCAGLSYGMRFDEEPEEDDTVYEHHGLRVFVDPASMNYIEGSVVDYEDGLQGAGFHVENPNVVSECGCGESFRT, from the coding sequence ATGAGTACCGACACCGCACCCGACGCCGACGCCACGCCGAAAATCGAGGTGACGCCGGACGCCGCCGACGAAGCCCTCGGACTCCTCGAGAGCGAGGAGTTGGACACTGGCGTCGCTGGCCTGCGCCTGTTCGTTCAGCAGGGCGGCTGTGCGGGCCTCTCCTACGGGATGCGCTTCGACGAGGAACCGGAAGAAGACGACACGGTGTACGAGCATCACGGTCTCCGCGTGTTCGTGGACCCCGCGAGCATGAACTACATCGAGGGGAGCGTCGTGGACTACGAAGACGGCTTGCAGGGCGCGGGCTTCCACGTCGAGAACCCGAACGTCGTCAGCGAGTGCGGGTGCGGCGAGAGCTTCCGGACGTAG
- a CDS encoding hemolysin family protein: MVDLVFSAARIVLALFLVVLNGFFVATEFAFVRIRSTTVESLVEEGAPGASTLQAAIDNLDDYLAVTQLGITIASLGLGWIGEPAVAAVLEPVIGPFLPTNLVHLVSFAVGFGLITFLHVVFGELAPKTIAIARAERVSLLAAPPMKFFYYLFVPGIIVFNGTANAFTRLLGVPPVSETEESLEEEELLMVLARSGKQGHIDKAEVEMIERVFDLDDITVREVMVPRPDVVSAPADLPLSDLRTLIIEEGHTRYPVVKADDSNQVVGYVDAKDVLEAIDPADGASASVTASDLARDLPVVPETGRINDLLSEFQDQQGQMAAVIDEWGSFEGIVTVEDLVEVVVGDLRDEFDVDHREPSIDRRSDGSFSVDGGVAVSEVNERLNADFEVADFDTLGGLVLDRLGRAPEVGDRIETDGYYLDVDEVDGARVSTVAVRERDAPGDGDGERGDDTATGSDGPDRDVDVDENEGRQAEPPEDERAN; this comes from the coding sequence ATGGTAGACCTAGTCTTCTCGGCCGCGCGAATCGTGCTCGCGCTCTTTCTAGTGGTACTGAACGGCTTCTTCGTGGCCACGGAGTTCGCGTTCGTCCGCATCCGGTCGACCACCGTCGAGTCGCTCGTCGAGGAGGGCGCGCCGGGCGCGTCCACGTTGCAGGCGGCCATCGACAACCTCGACGACTACCTCGCGGTGACCCAACTCGGAATCACCATCGCGTCGCTGGGCCTCGGCTGGATCGGCGAGCCGGCCGTTGCGGCGGTCCTCGAACCGGTTATAGGACCGTTCCTGCCGACGAATCTCGTCCACCTCGTCTCCTTCGCCGTGGGATTCGGCCTCATCACGTTCCTCCACGTCGTCTTCGGCGAACTCGCGCCCAAGACTATCGCCATCGCGCGCGCCGAGCGAGTCTCGCTGTTGGCCGCGCCGCCGATGAAGTTCTTCTACTACCTGTTCGTCCCGGGCATCATCGTGTTCAACGGCACGGCCAACGCCTTCACCCGACTGCTCGGCGTCCCGCCGGTGTCCGAGACCGAAGAGAGCCTCGAAGAGGAGGAACTGCTGATGGTGTTGGCGCGCTCGGGCAAGCAGGGCCACATCGACAAGGCGGAGGTCGAGATGATAGAGCGCGTGTTCGACCTCGACGACATCACCGTCCGAGAAGTCATGGTTCCGCGCCCGGACGTCGTGAGCGCGCCCGCCGACCTCCCGCTGTCGGACCTCCGAACGCTGATAATCGAGGAGGGACACACGCGCTACCCCGTCGTGAAGGCCGACGACAGCAACCAGGTCGTGGGGTACGTAGACGCGAAGGACGTACTGGAGGCGATCGACCCCGCCGACGGAGCGAGCGCGTCCGTCACGGCTTCGGACCTCGCGCGCGACCTGCCCGTGGTTCCGGAGACCGGTCGCATCAACGACCTCCTCTCGGAGTTTCAGGACCAGCAGGGACAGATGGCCGCAGTCATCGACGAGTGGGGGTCGTTCGAGGGCATCGTGACGGTCGAAGACCTCGTGGAGGTCGTCGTCGGCGACCTCCGGGACGAGTTCGACGTGGACCACCGCGAGCCCTCCATCGACCGCCGGAGCGACGGGAGCTTCTCCGTAGACGGCGGCGTCGCCGTCTCGGAGGTCAACGAGCGCCTGAACGCCGATTTCGAGGTCGCTGACTTCGACACTCTCGGCGGACTGGTACTCGACAGACTCGGGCGCGCGCCGGAGGTCGGCGACCGCATCGAGACCGACGGCTACTACCTCGACGTGGACGAGGTGGACGGCGCTCGGGTCTCGACGGTCGCGGTTCGGGAGCGGGACGCGCCGGGCGACGGAGACGGCGAGCGCGGCGACGACACGGCGACCGGAAGTGACGGTCCGGACCGCGACGTGGACGTGGACGAGAACGAGGGGCGGCAGGCGGAACCTCCGGAAGACGAGCGAGCGAACTGA
- the hisD gene encoding histidinol dehydrogenase has product MNVRELADLGPDDRRALFDRDAGIEGVRDDVRDIVSRVREEGDVAVREFCEEFDGVSVGNLEITDAAERAYDELDDEMRETIETAAENVREFHEAQLPQDWRREFSSGRELGRRFRPLERVGVYVPGGAAAYPSSALMGVIPAKVAGVEQVAVATPPAEETNPVTLAAVHAAGADAVFNVGGAQAVAALAYGTEQIDRVQKIVGPGNKWVTAAKAEVQGDAAIDFLAGPSEVLVVADDTADPRLVAADLLAQAEHDPEASVVAVTDDEETAEEIVAEVETQLPERERSGVAGQALDGDASGVFLARSPSEAILFAEEYAAEHLSIQAEDDEEILDRIDSAGSAFLGPFTPVAAGDYASGTNHVLPTNGLAKITGGLSVDTFLRETTVQRLDEDGLSDLSETITTLAEAEGLEAHAESVRKRFED; this is encoded by the coding sequence ATGAACGTCAGAGAGTTGGCGGACCTCGGTCCCGACGACCGCCGGGCGCTGTTCGACCGCGACGCGGGCATCGAGGGCGTCCGCGACGACGTGCGCGACATCGTCTCGCGCGTCCGAGAAGAGGGCGACGTGGCGGTCCGGGAGTTCTGCGAGGAGTTCGACGGCGTGTCGGTCGGCAACCTCGAAATCACCGACGCGGCCGAGCGCGCCTACGACGAGTTGGACGACGAGATGCGCGAGACCATCGAGACCGCCGCGGAGAACGTCCGGGAGTTCCACGAGGCCCAACTCCCCCAGGACTGGCGACGCGAGTTCTCGTCGGGCCGCGAGTTGGGGCGGCGGTTCCGCCCGCTCGAACGCGTCGGCGTCTACGTCCCCGGCGGAGCCGCGGCCTACCCCTCCAGCGCGCTGATGGGCGTGATTCCCGCGAAGGTCGCCGGCGTCGAGCAGGTCGCGGTGGCGACCCCGCCCGCCGAGGAGACGAACCCCGTGACGCTCGCGGCCGTCCACGCCGCGGGGGCAGATGCCGTGTTCAACGTCGGGGGCGCGCAGGCTGTCGCCGCGCTGGCCTACGGCACCGAGCAGATAGATAGAGTCCAGAAGATCGTCGGGCCGGGCAACAAGTGGGTGACGGCGGCGAAGGCCGAGGTGCAGGGCGACGCGGCCATCGACTTCCTCGCCGGACCCAGCGAGGTGCTGGTCGTCGCCGACGACACCGCCGACCCGCGACTGGTCGCGGCGGACCTCCTCGCGCAGGCCGAACACGACCCCGAGGCGTCCGTGGTGGCCGTGACCGACGACGAGGAGACCGCCGAGGAAATCGTCGCGGAAGTCGAGACCCAACTCCCCGAGCGCGAGCGGAGCGGGGTCGCCGGCCAAGCCCTCGACGGCGACGCGAGCGGGGTCTTTCTGGCGCGCTCGCCGAGCGAGGCCATCCTCTTCGCCGAGGAGTACGCCGCCGAACACCTCTCTATTCAGGCCGAGGACGACGAGGAGATTCTCGACCGCATCGACAGCGCCGGGTCGGCCTTCCTCGGACCCTTCACCCCCGTCGCGGCGGGCGACTACGCCAGCGGCACGAACCACGTCCTGCCCACCAACGGGCTTGCCAAGATTACCGGCGGCCTCTCGGTGGACACCTTCCTGCGGGAGACCACGGTCCAGCGACTCGACGAGGACGGACTGAGCGACCTCTCGGAGACGATTACGACGTTGGCAGAGGCCGAGGGTCTGGAAGCGCACGCCGAGAGCGTCCGGAAACGGTTCGAGGACTGA